A region of the Methanobrevibacter ruminantium M1 genome:
GATTGTAGGCCCTACTGTTCCAAAGCTTCCTCACAAACTTGGAGAGGAATTGGAGCCTATGGAAATGTATGCATACGACGTTCTTACTGTAATAGCTAACCTTGCAGGAATACCTGCAGCAAGCCTTAAGGCAGGGGAAGTTGATGGCATACCTGTAGGATTGCAATTGCAGGCCAAGCCACAAGACGATGCAAAGATCGTTAAGGCAATGGCTGCATTTGAGTATGCCCAATAAATTAATTTAAAAAATAATAGCGAAAGCTATTATTCACCTTTCTTATTTTCTTGACAAACGAAAAAATAATATTCATTTTACAAAATTGTTTCTTTTTTTTAGTGATTTAAATGATGAGCGAACTTGAAAAACTAAAATCCGGCCTTGTATACTGCTATGACGATGAGGAAGTCTCAGCAATAAAGGACAATGCAATCTATCAAAGCTTTAGATACAACAATATCGACCCAAATGACAAGCAAAAGCAATATGATGCATTGGAAGAGATTTTAGGAAGCTGTGGAGATGATGTCTGGATAGGAAAAAGATTTAGCTTTGACAATGGAAAAAACATACACATAGGAAACAATTTTACAGGAAACTACAATCTAACCATTCTTGATATAAGGGAAGTCTACATTGGAGACAATGTAATGATAGGCCCACACACCCTTATAACCACTGTAGGCCATCCATTAGAGCCAAAGGGAAGAAGGAAGCATCTTGCAATGGCTGATTCTATACATATAGGTGATGATGTATGGATAGGAGGAAACGTTACAATTCTCCCTGGAGTGAATATAGGAAACAATGTGGTTATAGGAGCAGGAGCGGTTGTTACAAAGGACATTCCAGACAATTCACTTGCAATTGGAGTTCCTGCAAAGGTGGTCCGCGAGATAGAAAACGATATAGAATGAGGGGAAAACTATGACAGATAATTCATCAAACATGGGAAGCAATTCAGATAAAAAGGAGTTTGATTCAGATAGAAAAGAGTTTAATTCTGATAAAGAGTTTAATTCTAAAAAGGAGTTTGATTCTAAAAAAGAATTTAATTCTAAAAAGGAGTTTGATTCTAAGAAAAAAGACTTTAATTCTAAAAAATTCAATTCCAATTATAAATCCAATAGAAGCAGAAATAACATAAACACAATCCAAGATTTAAAAAATTCTATCGAACTTAAGGAAAATAAGATTAATGACTTAAAAGAGCTTTTAGAAATCAAGGATGAAGAGAAGCAAGAAGTAGAATATGAGCTTTCCCTAAAGGACCAGGAATTGAATGACCTGCAAAGCAAGTTAGACATTTTAACAGTGGAAAATGAGGAATTGACCATAGAGTTAAATGAAAAGGAAAGCAAAATAAGCAAATTAAACAATGCTCTTGTAAAATGCAAATACGAAAAGGACAAAGTGGACTTGGTTTTAAAGAATGAAGTTAACATTGAAAAATCAAGGCTTAAGGAAATGGATAATCTAAACAATACAATCAAGGAAAAAATAGCAATTATCCATGATAAGCAAGAGCAAATCAATTATCTAAGAACTCTCATTGATGACTATAAAGACCAAACCAAAAACAATACAGACAATCTTGACTTGCAGCTTAAAAAGATTACAAAAACATATGAAGGACTGCTCAATCAAAAGGATTCAATTATAGAAAAGCAGGAACAAAATATAAATGAATTGATTGAATCTCAAAAGCAAATAGCTAAAGACAATAAAGCAACTATTACACGTCTTGAATTGGAAATTGGTAAATATAGGGAAGAGTTGAAGAAAAGTTAACTCTTAAAAAAAAAATTAAAATAAGATAAAAAAAGAAAAAAACTCATAAAATAAAAAAAGATTAAAAATCTCAATAATAAGATAAAAAAAGATTAAAGTCTATAATAAAAATAGTAAAAGGAAGGCTAATAATAGCCCTCATCATAATTTAAATCTAAATCATCTGGATTTGAAATAGTTCTACCACATTCGGCACATTTATACGAGTTTCCAGATTCATAAACAGCTTCACTACCGCAGAACGGACATGTTTCAGCTCCATCATCCGAGGAACCGCTTGTTGTAAATGGAGACTTGTATGAACTGGAACCTGAACTAGAGCTAGAACTAGAACTGGAACTACTTGTTTTTTCGTTTTTCTTTTTCTCCAAGTCTTTAAAATGCTCATTCACATAATAGTTCAGCATATCATACTCAGCGCCTCTTATCAGATGATTACGATTCTTATCGGATTTTTTAAAGATATCACTCATCTTTGAACTTGAAATATTAGAATATTCTATCTCAAGCTCTTCCAAGCATAATGCCCCATCATCATCTAAATCCAAACTTGAATAATTATGATAAGCGGTTTTATTTTCGCTATAAGGTTCCATATCAAATCCAAGTGCTTGAGCAGCTAAGGACAAAATGAATAAAACTATAAAAACAGCACAGCAAGCAAAAATGATCTTTTTAAAATTGCTCATATTTCTAAAATTATCAATTCCTCCGGTGGAATCTGAACTGGAACCACCAGAATTAGCGCTATGGTCATAATAGGCGCTAGCAGAGCCAGCACTCTTGCCTGTTGTAGAACCATACTCTCTTGATTTGCCATCAAGATTATATGGGTCCTTTATATCTAATTTAGCACCGCAACTATGACAAAACTTTGCTTCAGACTTATTTTCACTCCCACATTTTGAACATTTAACCATTTATACACCCCCTAGATTAATCTGGACTATAGGAGCCAAGAGATCCATATAACCTTCCTGATAGTTTAATTCCAAGTCATCAGGATTATGAATAATGCTACCACAGTCTGCACACTTATAATAGCTTCCAGACTCATAAATAGCCTCGCTTCCACAGTATGGACAGGTTAATACATAACCGTCACTGGAAGAGTCATAATCGCTAGAGCTGCTAGATGAGCTGGATGAGCTAGATGAGCTTGAACTGGAATACTTATGGGAATTTGATGAAGAAGAACTACTTGATGATGAGGAATAAGGTTTCACATCACTATAAAAGTCATCAAATTCATGGCCTATAAGATAACCATTGTTGTTCTTATCAGCTTCATTGAAATATGAACTAATGCTTGAATCAGACATTCCAGGGTTTAACTGACTAGCCTCTGAAAGTGACAATCTTCCATCCCCATCAATGTCCAATTGGTAAAATTCGTCATCATAAGTTGCTGAAAAGTTTTCAGGAAAAGCATTCAATAAAATTGCAAATATTATAAAAAGAACTAAAAGAATAACAGGAACATAGCAACAGCATATTTTCTTTAATCCAGGCCCTTCATTTCCTGTATTGGCAGTGGTAGAAGAGATTGTTGAATTAGATTGATTTTTGGTAGAGGCTGTTGAATTAGATTGATTAGCAGAAGAAGCCGTAGAACCCTGATTATTGGAACTGGAATTAGAGTTAGAACTAGAATTAGAGTTAGAACTAGAATTAGAGTTAGAACTAGAATTAGAGTTAGAACTAGAACTATAGTTAGAACTGGAATTAGAGTTAGAACTAGAATTAGAGTTAGAACTAGAACTAGATTTATCATTAGAACTAGGATCAAAAGCAAAAGAATCAGCTACACCATTGGCTCCAGCACCAAAAGGACCATTCATAACAGAACCAGGCTTATCATTAGCACCAGCACCAAAAGGACCATTCATAACAGAACCAGGCTTATCATTAGCACCAGCACCAAAAGGACCGTTCATTCCAGTGGGATTATAAGAACTAGAACTGCCAGAAGAAGAATTAGAGCTTAAGCTAGCTCCACACTTATGACAGAATTTTGCTTCCTTCACATTGGATTCGCCACATTTAGGACAAATATTTTCATTTGTTCCAAAATCCTTTGAGCCGCAATTATGACAAAATTTAGCATTATCTGGATTTTCTGAACCACATTTACTACATTTTTTCATGATTCACCCCCTAAATAAAAAGAACTATAATAAAATAAAAAAATATATAAAAGACAATTAATTATAAAATATAAAAAAAATTAAAAGTACATTAATTATAATTTAATAATAAGAATAATTAAATGTCTATTGTTATTACAACCTCATCTCCATCTTTAAAATTATATTTATCCCTCAATTTATCCTTTGAAATAAATTCCAAATAGTTTTCATCATGAGTGGTCTTGTCTGGAAATACAATTGCTCCAACAATATTCTCATTCAAATAAGCTCTGATGTGTTTGACTCCGCCAAATCCTTGATCTGGCTTTATAACATTTGTGCAACTGTTTTTCATAAGTCTGATGTCTTCGAGCTTATTCTCTTCTACAATAAGGTTTAAAGTACCTGGAAAAGGTGTAAAACCGCATTTTTCATTGAATTGACTTTTGTAGAAATCCTGACCTAGAAAGTAAGCTGCTTTTCCTAAACCTGTTGTAACAATTCCTGTAATTTCCATTTTAATCATCTAAATTGTAATCATAATTATTCTAAACTATAAGTAAATCACCAAATCAATACATCATTAAAGAGTGTACAGCTTAACAAATGAATCCCTATCGGAATCTATAAAGTTCCTTATAGAGGTATTGTTTCTGTCTTCAAACACTATCATTCCATCCTTGCCTGCATACTCAAAAGTAACATTTCCCTTCTTGATGTCGTCTCCTGTAAATGCACATAGAATATCGTCGTCATATGCAATTGTATAATAGGAATCGTTTTTGAAATTGCCCACTGATGAAAGAAGTGATTCATTATCCAATGTAAGATTGAAGAAAGTTGCATTTGTAGCCTTAGGACTTATGCTGAATTGGACATATCCTTCCATGACTTCAGAGGAATTATTGAAGTTGATGTTATGATTGACAATGACTCCATTGAAGACTTCAGCCAAACGACTGTTTGGTATGACTTCACGAGGATATAAATCCAAATCATGCCTTACTGCTTTTGAAAGGCGGAATACATCCACTTCCCCTTCTCTTGAAGTGTTGACAGAATAATATTCACCGTCTATAATCATCGTATCGTTTGCAGACATCTCCAACGTGCTCAATGCATCTGGAGGGATTCTAACCATATCTGTTTCATTTTCAATTGCGCTGTCAATGGTATAAGGCCCTCTTACTGAAATGGTTTGATGATAGTCATCTGAAGGGGAATATACAAAGTTTCTTGAAGTAAGCTCCACTGATATCCTGCCATCATTAAATGTTGCTGCTGATAAGAATGTGGAAAGCATTAGAATCAATATAAGGCCTGATACGATTACAGGAAAGTGCATCTTAACAAATGACTTTAATGCCGTACTTGTATCCCCTTTCCTTAAAATAGGAATTGACCTTTGAACTATTTTAATTATATAGGCTATAGTCAGTGCAATTCCAACAAGAGCCACTAAAACGGATATGACCAATGGAATGAATGGAACAAAGAAAATCATGAACAGTCCAAGAATGATAAGGGACAAT
Encoded here:
- a CDS encoding zinc ribbon domain-containing protein, with amino-acid sequence MVKCSKCGSENKSEAKFCHSCGAKLDIKDPYNLDGKSREYGSTTGKSAGSASAYYDHSANSGGSSSDSTGGIDNFRNMSNFKKIIFACCAVFIVLFILSLAAQALGFDMEPYSENKTAYHNYSSLDLDDDGALCLEELEIEYSNISSSKMSDIFKKSDKNRNHLIRGAEYDMLNYYVNEHFKDLEKKKNEKTSSSSSSSSSSSGSSSYKSPFTTSGSSDDGAETCPFCGSEAVYESGNSYKCAECGRTISNPDDLDLNYDEGYY
- a CDS encoding glycosyltransferase, which gives rise to MSWLVVLIVFLLASIKSTKNPSVSVVIPAFNEEATVAQVVTVARKLSYISEVIVVDDGSTDKTVEEAERAGATVISHKGNQGKGVAIKTGFKNSHGDIVAFIDADVSNFTPTKIDKIIKPILEGKTDITKTKFARESGRVTELTAKPLLSFFFPELNYEQPLSGQFAGKRSALNKIKFEKDYGVDVGIVLDADVHGISILEVDIGDIQHDMSSLADLNKMANEVVRTIIDRAVDYGRVTMMDTLGNYIRMAIMGLSLIILGLFMIFFVPFIPLVISVLVALVGIALTIAYIIKIVQRSIPILRKGDTSTALKSFVKMHFPVIVSGLILILMLSTFLSAATFNDGRISVELTSRNFVYSPSDDYHQTISVRGPYTIDSAIENETDMVRIPPDALSTLEMSANDTMIIDGEYYSVNTSREGEVDVFRLSKAVRHDLDLYPREVIPNSRLAEVFNGVIVNHNINFNNSSEVMEGYVQFSISPKATNATFFNLTLDNESLLSSVGNFKNDSYYTIAYDDDILCAFTGDDIKKGNVTFEYAGKDGMIVFEDRNNTSIRNFIDSDRDSFVKLYTL
- a CDS encoding DUF120 domain-containing protein, yielding MEITGIVTTGLGKAAYFLGQDFYKSQFNEKCGFTPFPGTLNLIVEENKLEDIRLMKNSCTNVIKPDQGFGGVKHIRAYLNENIVGAIVFPDKTTHDENYLEFISKDKLRDKYNFKDGDEVVITIDI
- a CDS encoding zinc-ribbon domain-containing protein; its protein translation is MKKCSKCGSENPDNAKFCHNCGSKDFGTNENICPKCGESNVKEAKFCHKCGASLSSNSSSGSSSSYNPTGMNGPFGAGANDKPGSVMNGPFGAGANDKPGSVMNGPFGAGANGVADSFAFDPSSNDKSSSSSNSNSSSNSNSSSNYSSSSNSNSSSNSNSSSNSNSSSNSNSSSNNQGSTASSANQSNSTASTKNQSNSTISSTTANTGNEGPGLKKICCCYVPVILLVLFIIFAILLNAFPENFSATYDDEFYQLDIDGDGRLSLSEASQLNPGMSDSSISSYFNEADKNNNGYLIGHEFDDFYSDVKPYSSSSSSSSSSNSHKYSSSSSSSSSSSSSSSSDYDSSSDGYVLTCPYCGSEAIYESGSYYKCADCGSIIHNPDDLELNYQEGYMDLLAPIVQINLGGV
- a CDS encoding sugar O-acetyltransferase, producing the protein MMSELEKLKSGLVYCYDDEEVSAIKDNAIYQSFRYNNIDPNDKQKQYDALEEILGSCGDDVWIGKRFSFDNGKNIHIGNNFTGNYNLTILDIREVYIGDNVMIGPHTLITTVGHPLEPKGRRKHLAMADSIHIGDDVWIGGNVTILPGVNIGNNVVIGAGAVVTKDIPDNSLAIGVPAKVVREIENDIE